One genomic segment of Bombus vancouverensis nearcticus chromosome 11, iyBomVanc1_principal, whole genome shotgun sequence includes these proteins:
- the Brms1 gene encoding breast cancer metastasis-suppressor 1-like protein has translation MPSVKDESEAEGEEMSHDSNESNQSSASCDSSAEHSDSDDSSEMDEDECERRRNECMENLVDLERQFTLLKEQLYRERITQVDTKLGEVRVGKSEEYLVPLERLKENMKTKTEVAGILKQYRLQNIQNKFLAEEQAALQNFESEKELIWDCIHNDLQEKIRRLEEDRNNVDIHADLWLNSNGRRRRNHTERRRAVSVAGPYIVYMLNDADILEDWALIKKSLSSRKTEII, from the exons ATGCCAAGCGTTAAGGATGAATCTGAGGCAGAAGGAGAAGAAATGTCTCACGACAGCAATGAAAGTAATCAAAGCTCCGCGTCGTGTGACAGTAGTGCAGAACATAGCGACAGTGATGATTCTTCGGAAATGGATGAGGATGAATGTGAAAGGCGACGTAACGAATGCATGGAAAACTTAGTAGATTTAGAAAGACAATTTACGCTTCTCAAAGAACA GCTTTACCGTGAAAGAATTACCCAAGTAGATACAAAATTGGGGGAAGTTCGAGTTGGAAAATCTGAAGAATATTTAGTACCATTGGAACGTCTAAAAGAAAATATGAAGACGAAAACAGAAGTAGCTGGAATATTAAAACAATATAGActacaaaatatccaaaataaatTCTTAGCGGAGGAACAAGCTGCATTACAGAATTTTGAAAGTGAAAAAGAATTAATTTGGGATTGCATCCATAATGATTTACAAGAAAAAATACGTAGACTAGAAGAAGATAGGAATAATGTTGATATTCATGCAGATCTGTGGTTAAATTCTAATGGTAGAAGGCGCAGAAACCACACTGAAAGAAGAAGAGCTGTTTCAGTTGCTGGACCTTATATCGTTTACATGCTTAATGATGCGGACATCCTTGAAGATTGGGCATTGATAAAGAAAAGTCTAAGTAGTCGAAAAactgaaataatataa
- the Eno gene encoding alpha-enolase produces the protein MPIKSIKARQIFDSRGNPTVEVDLVSDNGLFRAEVPSGASTGVHEALELRDNDKSKYHGKSVFKAVENINNIITPELLKSNLEVTQQTDIDNLLLKLDGTPNKSKLGANALLGVSLAVCKAGAAKKGIPLYKYIAELAGNANIILPVPAFNVINGGSHAGNKLAMQEFMILPTGAANFTEAMKMGTEVYHHLKAGIKKKFGLDATAVGDEGGFAPNILENKEALNLIIDAIKVAGYEGKIKIGMDVAASEFHKNGKYDLDFKNEKSDPNTYLEPQALKNLYLEFVKEFPIVSIEDPFDQDDWNSWTSMTSSTPIQIVGDDLTVTNPERIKTAIEKKACNCLLLKVNQIGTVTESINAHKLAKSAGWGTMVSHRSGETEDTFIADLVVGLSTGQIKTGAPCRSERLAKYNQILRIEEELGAAAKYAGEKFRNPHA, from the exons ATGCCAATCAAAAGCATCAAGGCACGTCAAATTTTTGACTCTCGTGGTAATCCTACTGTAGAG gtTGACCTTGTATCAGACAATGGGCTGTTTAGGGCTGAAGTACCATCAGGTGCTTCCACCGGTGTTCATGAAGCTTTAGAACTTCGAGATAATGATAAATCTAAGTATCATGGGAAATCCGTTTTTAAAGCTGTagagaatattaataatatcatcACGCCTGAATTGTTGAAG TCAAATTTGGAAGTCACGCAACAAACTGATATCGATAACCTTCTATTGAAACTGGATGGTACACCGAATAAGTCAAAACTTGGCGCCAATGCACTTTTGGGTGTTTCTTTGGCAGTTTGTAAAGCAGGAGCTGCTAAAAAAGGGATTCCTTTATATAA ATATATCGCGGAATTGGCAGGAAATGCCAATATTATTTTGCCGGTACCAGCTTTTAATGTTATCAATGGAGGCTCACATGCTGGAAACAAATTGGCAATGCAGGAATTTATGATTCTACCTACTGGTGCTGCTAATTTCACTGAAGCCATGAAAATGGGTACTGAAGTTTACCACCATTTGAAGGCTGGTATTAAAAAGAAGTTTGGCCTTGATGCTACTGCTGTTGGCGACGAAGGTGGCTTTGCTCCAAATATTTTAGAGAACAAAGAAGCTTTAAATCTGATCATAGATGCCATTAAA GTTGCTGGATACGAAGGCAAAATCAAGATTGGTATGGATGTCGCTGCAtctgaatttcataaaaatggGAAATATGATTTAGATTTTAAGAATGAAAAATCTGATCCAAACACATATTTGGAACCACAAGCTTTGAAGAACTTATATTTAGAATTTGTTAAGGAATTCCCGATTGTATCGATTGAAGATCCATTTGACCAAGACGACTGGAACTCGTGGACTTCTATGACATCCTCCACTCCTATTCAAATTGTAGGTGATGACCTTACCGTCACAAATCCTGAAAG AATTAAAACGGCTATTGAGAAGAAGGCTTGCAACTGTTTGTTACTAAAAGTCAATCAAATAGGCACTGTCACAGAATCAATTAATGCCCATAAACTTGCTAAAAGCGCCGGATGGGGTACAATGGTGTCTCATCGTTCTGGAGAAACAGAAGATACGTTCATAGCTGATTTAGTCGTTGGTCTATCGACTGGTCAGATCAAAACGGGTGCACCTTGTCGTTCAGAACGTTTGGCAAAGTACAATCAGATTCTTCGTATCGAAGAAGAATTGGGTGCGGCTGCCAAATATGCAGGGGAGAAATTCCGTAATCCTCATGCTTaa
- the LOC117154704 gene encoding facilitated trehalose transporter Tret1 isoform X5 → MVECFIQLSQRDPRQTRPASVHSLATPVGSLVSGPLLDEIGRRGSLQFAAVPLFVGWFVIGFAKNISCLLIGRVVLGFGVGLMGVPAQVLLGETADSTLRGFLTGSTLTFYCLGIVIIYALGACFTWDIVALCGAVLPITALIALILIPESPAWLVRRRKPDKARKALLWLRGGNAQQVDAEMRILEARMKTDLARTATTTTSRLGQISSVVSTLLDPSVLKPLTIINIFNILQLISGTFVIVFYAVNLVEDIGGNRINNYLAAVITAITRVLFSSIASVLLLKINRRYLGMFSAVGTAFASLVLAGYLLIQEESSIDVYVVGILLLAYVAVSSMGLMTFPGLMVAELLPQRARGIGGGCNFFFFNLFIFIVTKSFPAVRDAVGITGIFAIFGISALLEAIFVYVALPETKNRTLQEIEDYFQQDNLLWITRSR, encoded by the exons ATGGTGGAATGTTTCATTCAGTTGAGCCAACGTGATCCAAGGCAAACGAGACCCG CTTCGGTTCATAGTCTAGCAACGCCTGTCGGATCTTTGGTGTCCGGCCCATTGTTGGATGAGATCGGCAGGCGTGGATCTCTACAATTTGCAGCAGTACCGCTGTTCGTTGGATGGTTCGTCATAGGTTTTGCTAAAAACATTTCCTGCCTTTTGATAGGAAGAGTTGTACTAGGTTTTGGTGTCGGCCTAATGGGAGTACCAGCTCAG GTGTTACTGGGTGAAACGGCTGATTCGACGCTTCGTGGATTTCTGACAGGAAGTACGCTCACCTTTTATTGCCTCGGTATCGTCATCATTTACGCGTTAGGAGCTTGTTttacgtgggacatcgtggctCTTTGCGGGGCCGTTCTTCCCATAACAGCACTGATCGCGTTAATCCTGATTCCGGAAAGTCCTGCTTGGCTCGTAAGACGCAGGAAACCTGACAAGGCGAGAAAAGCCTTGCTGTGGTTGAGAGGAGGTAACGCGCAACAA GTTGATGCCGAAATGAGAATATTGGAAGCTCGAATGAAAACGGATTTAGCACGGACGGCTACGACCACGACGTCACGGCTCGGACAAATTTCTTCCGTCGTTTCTACGCTGCTCGATCCTAGTGTTTTGAAACCACTAACGATCatcaatatctttaatattcttCAGTTAATAAGTGGGACATTTGTCATCGTTTTCTATGCAGTAAATCTCGTCGAAGATATCG GTGGTAACAGGATAAATAACTATTTGGCAGCGGTAATTACGGCCATTACTAGAGTCTTGTTCAGTTCAATAGCGAGTGTTTTATTGTTGAAAATAAATAGGAGATATCTAGGAATGTTTTCTGCCGTGGGCACGGCTTTCGCTTCCTTAGTCCTCGCGGGATATTTATTGATTCAGGAAGAATCTTCTATCGAC GTTTACGTTGTTGGTATTCTTCTGTTGGCCTACGTGGCAGTCAGCTCCATGGGACTGATGACATTTCCAGGGTTAATGGTTGCCGAGTTACTTCCTCAAAGGGCTCGAGGAATCGGCGGTGGTtgcaatttcttctttttcaactTATTCATCTTTATAGTTACAAAATCTTTCCCCGCG GTAAGAGACGCAGTAGGCATTACTggaatttttgcaatttttggcATTTCCGCCCTTTTGGAGGCAATATTCGTTTACGTTGCTTTACCGGAAACGAAAAATCGCACGCTTCAAGAAATCGAGGATTACTTTCAG CAAGATAACTTACTTTGGATTACTCGTTCGAGATAA
- the LOC117154704 gene encoding facilitated trehalose transporter Tret1 isoform X2 produces the protein MRKIFRKIRNWRIWQLSNEIDPKVLWQNILKCLVSGAVLLLLTGGGMPIGYSAILLPQLAEENGTMYADRQLGSWIASVHSLATPVGSLVSGPLLDEIGRRGSLQFAAVPLFVGWFVIGFAKNISCLLIGRVVLGFGVGLMGVPAQVLLGETADSTLRGFLTGSTLTFYCLGIVIIYALGACFTWDIVALCGAVLPITALIALILIPESPAWLVRRRKPDKARKALLWLRGGNAQQVDAEMRILEARMKTDLARTATTTTSRLGQISSVVSTLLDPSVLKPLTIINIFNILQLISGTFVIVFYAVNLVEDIGGNRINNYLAAVITAITRVLFSSIASVLLLKINRRYLGMFSAVGTAFASLVLAGYLLIQEESSIDVYVVGILLLAYVAVSSMGLMTFPGLMVAELLPQRARGIGGGCNFFFFNLFIFIVTKSFPAVRDAVGITGIFAIFGISALLEAIFVYVALPETKNRTLQEIEDYFQQDNLLWITRSR, from the exons ATGAGAAA AATATtcagaaaaattagaaattggAGAATTTGGCAACTATCGAACGAAATAGATCCAAAGGTGTTATGGCAAAACATATTAAAA TGCTTGGTATCTGGTGCGGTATTATTGCTACTAACCGGTGGAGGAATGCCAATTGGTTACAGTGCAATTCTGTTACCGCAATTGGCTGAAGAAAATGGTACGATGTACGCTGATCGGCAACTTGGATCCTGGATAG CTTCGGTTCATAGTCTAGCAACGCCTGTCGGATCTTTGGTGTCCGGCCCATTGTTGGATGAGATCGGCAGGCGTGGATCTCTACAATTTGCAGCAGTACCGCTGTTCGTTGGATGGTTCGTCATAGGTTTTGCTAAAAACATTTCCTGCCTTTTGATAGGAAGAGTTGTACTAGGTTTTGGTGTCGGCCTAATGGGAGTACCAGCTCAG GTGTTACTGGGTGAAACGGCTGATTCGACGCTTCGTGGATTTCTGACAGGAAGTACGCTCACCTTTTATTGCCTCGGTATCGTCATCATTTACGCGTTAGGAGCTTGTTttacgtgggacatcgtggctCTTTGCGGGGCCGTTCTTCCCATAACAGCACTGATCGCGTTAATCCTGATTCCGGAAAGTCCTGCTTGGCTCGTAAGACGCAGGAAACCTGACAAGGCGAGAAAAGCCTTGCTGTGGTTGAGAGGAGGTAACGCGCAACAA GTTGATGCCGAAATGAGAATATTGGAAGCTCGAATGAAAACGGATTTAGCACGGACGGCTACGACCACGACGTCACGGCTCGGACAAATTTCTTCCGTCGTTTCTACGCTGCTCGATCCTAGTGTTTTGAAACCACTAACGATCatcaatatctttaatattcttCAGTTAATAAGTGGGACATTTGTCATCGTTTTCTATGCAGTAAATCTCGTCGAAGATATCG GTGGTAACAGGATAAATAACTATTTGGCAGCGGTAATTACGGCCATTACTAGAGTCTTGTTCAGTTCAATAGCGAGTGTTTTATTGTTGAAAATAAATAGGAGATATCTAGGAATGTTTTCTGCCGTGGGCACGGCTTTCGCTTCCTTAGTCCTCGCGGGATATTTATTGATTCAGGAAGAATCTTCTATCGAC GTTTACGTTGTTGGTATTCTTCTGTTGGCCTACGTGGCAGTCAGCTCCATGGGACTGATGACATTTCCAGGGTTAATGGTTGCCGAGTTACTTCCTCAAAGGGCTCGAGGAATCGGCGGTGGTtgcaatttcttctttttcaactTATTCATCTTTATAGTTACAAAATCTTTCCCCGCG GTAAGAGACGCAGTAGGCATTACTggaatttttgcaatttttggcATTTCCGCCCTTTTGGAGGCAATATTCGTTTACGTTGCTTTACCGGAAACGAAAAATCGCACGCTTCAAGAAATCGAGGATTACTTTCAG CAAGATAACTTACTTTGGATTACTCGTTCGAGATAA
- the LOC117154704 gene encoding facilitated trehalose transporter Tret1 isoform X3: MGFTFHSHGDQKTCNLLHQRNRYILIRNKVLRNCGNSKLASVHSLATPVGSLVSGPLLDEIGRRGSLQFAAVPLFVGWFVIGFAKNISCLLIGRVVLGFGVGLMGVPAQVLLGETADSTLRGFLTGSTLTFYCLGIVIIYALGACFTWDIVALCGAVLPITALIALILIPESPAWLVRRRKPDKARKALLWLRGGNAQQVDAEMRILEARMKTDLARTATTTTSRLGQISSVVSTLLDPSVLKPLTIINIFNILQLISGTFVIVFYAVNLVEDIGGNRINNYLAAVITAITRVLFSSIASVLLLKINRRYLGMFSAVGTAFASLVLAGYLLIQEESSIDVYVVGILLLAYVAVSSMGLMTFPGLMVAELLPQRARGIGGGCNFFFFNLFIFIVTKSFPAVRDAVGITGIFAIFGISALLEAIFVYVALPETKNRTLQEIEDYFQQDNLLWITRSR; encoded by the exons ATGGGTTTCACATTTCACAGCCACGGTGATCAAAAAACTTGCAACTTATTGCACCAACGAAACAGATATATTTTAATCCGCAACAAAGTCTTACGAAACTGTGGAAACTCTAAGTTAG CTTCGGTTCATAGTCTAGCAACGCCTGTCGGATCTTTGGTGTCCGGCCCATTGTTGGATGAGATCGGCAGGCGTGGATCTCTACAATTTGCAGCAGTACCGCTGTTCGTTGGATGGTTCGTCATAGGTTTTGCTAAAAACATTTCCTGCCTTTTGATAGGAAGAGTTGTACTAGGTTTTGGTGTCGGCCTAATGGGAGTACCAGCTCAG GTGTTACTGGGTGAAACGGCTGATTCGACGCTTCGTGGATTTCTGACAGGAAGTACGCTCACCTTTTATTGCCTCGGTATCGTCATCATTTACGCGTTAGGAGCTTGTTttacgtgggacatcgtggctCTTTGCGGGGCCGTTCTTCCCATAACAGCACTGATCGCGTTAATCCTGATTCCGGAAAGTCCTGCTTGGCTCGTAAGACGCAGGAAACCTGACAAGGCGAGAAAAGCCTTGCTGTGGTTGAGAGGAGGTAACGCGCAACAA GTTGATGCCGAAATGAGAATATTGGAAGCTCGAATGAAAACGGATTTAGCACGGACGGCTACGACCACGACGTCACGGCTCGGACAAATTTCTTCCGTCGTTTCTACGCTGCTCGATCCTAGTGTTTTGAAACCACTAACGATCatcaatatctttaatattcttCAGTTAATAAGTGGGACATTTGTCATCGTTTTCTATGCAGTAAATCTCGTCGAAGATATCG GTGGTAACAGGATAAATAACTATTTGGCAGCGGTAATTACGGCCATTACTAGAGTCTTGTTCAGTTCAATAGCGAGTGTTTTATTGTTGAAAATAAATAGGAGATATCTAGGAATGTTTTCTGCCGTGGGCACGGCTTTCGCTTCCTTAGTCCTCGCGGGATATTTATTGATTCAGGAAGAATCTTCTATCGAC GTTTACGTTGTTGGTATTCTTCTGTTGGCCTACGTGGCAGTCAGCTCCATGGGACTGATGACATTTCCAGGGTTAATGGTTGCCGAGTTACTTCCTCAAAGGGCTCGAGGAATCGGCGGTGGTtgcaatttcttctttttcaactTATTCATCTTTATAGTTACAAAATCTTTCCCCGCG GTAAGAGACGCAGTAGGCATTACTggaatttttgcaatttttggcATTTCCGCCCTTTTGGAGGCAATATTCGTTTACGTTGCTTTACCGGAAACGAAAAATCGCACGCTTCAAGAAATCGAGGATTACTTTCAG CAAGATAACTTACTTTGGATTACTCGTTCGAGATAA
- the LOC117154704 gene encoding facilitated trehalose transporter Tret1-2 homolog isoform X1, which yields MAPPEGEEHRSMLGYHAANYDAKIIQIGNVCEDIENNNTRDKDSTLDEKCDIIYYSSNSKGIFAQCLVSGAVLLLLTGGGMPIGYSAILLPQLAEENGTMYADRQLGSWIASVHSLATPVGSLVSGPLLDEIGRRGSLQFAAVPLFVGWFVIGFAKNISCLLIGRVVLGFGVGLMGVPAQVLLGETADSTLRGFLTGSTLTFYCLGIVIIYALGACFTWDIVALCGAVLPITALIALILIPESPAWLVRRRKPDKARKALLWLRGGNAQQVDAEMRILEARMKTDLARTATTTTSRLGQISSVVSTLLDPSVLKPLTIINIFNILQLISGTFVIVFYAVNLVEDIGGNRINNYLAAVITAITRVLFSSIASVLLLKINRRYLGMFSAVGTAFASLVLAGYLLIQEESSIDVYVVGILLLAYVAVSSMGLMTFPGLMVAELLPQRARGIGGGCNFFFFNLFIFIVTKSFPAVRDAVGITGIFAIFGISALLEAIFVYVALPETKNRTLQEIEDYFQQDNLLWITRSR from the exons ATGGCGCCGCCAGAAGG GGAAGAACACCGTTCAATGTTAGGATACCATGCAGCCAATTACGATGCAAAGATAATACAGATTGGCAATGTTTGCGAAGacattgaaaataataatactCGCGATAAAGATAGCACTTTGGACGAAAAATGTGACATAATATATTACTCGTCAAATTCCAAAGGTATATTCGCACAG TGCTTGGTATCTGGTGCGGTATTATTGCTACTAACCGGTGGAGGAATGCCAATTGGTTACAGTGCAATTCTGTTACCGCAATTGGCTGAAGAAAATGGTACGATGTACGCTGATCGGCAACTTGGATCCTGGATAG CTTCGGTTCATAGTCTAGCAACGCCTGTCGGATCTTTGGTGTCCGGCCCATTGTTGGATGAGATCGGCAGGCGTGGATCTCTACAATTTGCAGCAGTACCGCTGTTCGTTGGATGGTTCGTCATAGGTTTTGCTAAAAACATTTCCTGCCTTTTGATAGGAAGAGTTGTACTAGGTTTTGGTGTCGGCCTAATGGGAGTACCAGCTCAG GTGTTACTGGGTGAAACGGCTGATTCGACGCTTCGTGGATTTCTGACAGGAAGTACGCTCACCTTTTATTGCCTCGGTATCGTCATCATTTACGCGTTAGGAGCTTGTTttacgtgggacatcgtggctCTTTGCGGGGCCGTTCTTCCCATAACAGCACTGATCGCGTTAATCCTGATTCCGGAAAGTCCTGCTTGGCTCGTAAGACGCAGGAAACCTGACAAGGCGAGAAAAGCCTTGCTGTGGTTGAGAGGAGGTAACGCGCAACAA GTTGATGCCGAAATGAGAATATTGGAAGCTCGAATGAAAACGGATTTAGCACGGACGGCTACGACCACGACGTCACGGCTCGGACAAATTTCTTCCGTCGTTTCTACGCTGCTCGATCCTAGTGTTTTGAAACCACTAACGATCatcaatatctttaatattcttCAGTTAATAAGTGGGACATTTGTCATCGTTTTCTATGCAGTAAATCTCGTCGAAGATATCG GTGGTAACAGGATAAATAACTATTTGGCAGCGGTAATTACGGCCATTACTAGAGTCTTGTTCAGTTCAATAGCGAGTGTTTTATTGTTGAAAATAAATAGGAGATATCTAGGAATGTTTTCTGCCGTGGGCACGGCTTTCGCTTCCTTAGTCCTCGCGGGATATTTATTGATTCAGGAAGAATCTTCTATCGAC GTTTACGTTGTTGGTATTCTTCTGTTGGCCTACGTGGCAGTCAGCTCCATGGGACTGATGACATTTCCAGGGTTAATGGTTGCCGAGTTACTTCCTCAAAGGGCTCGAGGAATCGGCGGTGGTtgcaatttcttctttttcaactTATTCATCTTTATAGTTACAAAATCTTTCCCCGCG GTAAGAGACGCAGTAGGCATTACTggaatttttgcaatttttggcATTTCCGCCCTTTTGGAGGCAATATTCGTTTACGTTGCTTTACCGGAAACGAAAAATCGCACGCTTCAAGAAATCGAGGATTACTTTCAG CAAGATAACTTACTTTGGATTACTCGTTCGAGATAA
- the LOC117154704 gene encoding facilitated trehalose transporter Tret1 isoform X4 — MPIGYSAILLPQLAEENGTMYADRQLGSWIASVHSLATPVGSLVSGPLLDEIGRRGSLQFAAVPLFVGWFVIGFAKNISCLLIGRVVLGFGVGLMGVPAQVLLGETADSTLRGFLTGSTLTFYCLGIVIIYALGACFTWDIVALCGAVLPITALIALILIPESPAWLVRRRKPDKARKALLWLRGGNAQQVDAEMRILEARMKTDLARTATTTTSRLGQISSVVSTLLDPSVLKPLTIINIFNILQLISGTFVIVFYAVNLVEDIGGNRINNYLAAVITAITRVLFSSIASVLLLKINRRYLGMFSAVGTAFASLVLAGYLLIQEESSIDVYVVGILLLAYVAVSSMGLMTFPGLMVAELLPQRARGIGGGCNFFFFNLFIFIVTKSFPAVRDAVGITGIFAIFGISALLEAIFVYVALPETKNRTLQEIEDYFQQDNLLWITRSR; from the exons ATGCCAATTGGTTACAGTGCAATTCTGTTACCGCAATTGGCTGAAGAAAATGGTACGATGTACGCTGATCGGCAACTTGGATCCTGGATAG CTTCGGTTCATAGTCTAGCAACGCCTGTCGGATCTTTGGTGTCCGGCCCATTGTTGGATGAGATCGGCAGGCGTGGATCTCTACAATTTGCAGCAGTACCGCTGTTCGTTGGATGGTTCGTCATAGGTTTTGCTAAAAACATTTCCTGCCTTTTGATAGGAAGAGTTGTACTAGGTTTTGGTGTCGGCCTAATGGGAGTACCAGCTCAG GTGTTACTGGGTGAAACGGCTGATTCGACGCTTCGTGGATTTCTGACAGGAAGTACGCTCACCTTTTATTGCCTCGGTATCGTCATCATTTACGCGTTAGGAGCTTGTTttacgtgggacatcgtggctCTTTGCGGGGCCGTTCTTCCCATAACAGCACTGATCGCGTTAATCCTGATTCCGGAAAGTCCTGCTTGGCTCGTAAGACGCAGGAAACCTGACAAGGCGAGAAAAGCCTTGCTGTGGTTGAGAGGAGGTAACGCGCAACAA GTTGATGCCGAAATGAGAATATTGGAAGCTCGAATGAAAACGGATTTAGCACGGACGGCTACGACCACGACGTCACGGCTCGGACAAATTTCTTCCGTCGTTTCTACGCTGCTCGATCCTAGTGTTTTGAAACCACTAACGATCatcaatatctttaatattcttCAGTTAATAAGTGGGACATTTGTCATCGTTTTCTATGCAGTAAATCTCGTCGAAGATATCG GTGGTAACAGGATAAATAACTATTTGGCAGCGGTAATTACGGCCATTACTAGAGTCTTGTTCAGTTCAATAGCGAGTGTTTTATTGTTGAAAATAAATAGGAGATATCTAGGAATGTTTTCTGCCGTGGGCACGGCTTTCGCTTCCTTAGTCCTCGCGGGATATTTATTGATTCAGGAAGAATCTTCTATCGAC GTTTACGTTGTTGGTATTCTTCTGTTGGCCTACGTGGCAGTCAGCTCCATGGGACTGATGACATTTCCAGGGTTAATGGTTGCCGAGTTACTTCCTCAAAGGGCTCGAGGAATCGGCGGTGGTtgcaatttcttctttttcaactTATTCATCTTTATAGTTACAAAATCTTTCCCCGCG GTAAGAGACGCAGTAGGCATTACTggaatttttgcaatttttggcATTTCCGCCCTTTTGGAGGCAATATTCGTTTACGTTGCTTTACCGGAAACGAAAAATCGCACGCTTCAAGAAATCGAGGATTACTTTCAG CAAGATAACTTACTTTGGATTACTCGTTCGAGATAA
- the LOC117154854 gene encoding LOW QUALITY PROTEIN: peptidoglycan recognition protein 3-like (The sequence of the model RefSeq protein was modified relative to this genomic sequence to represent the inferred CDS: substituted 1 base at 1 genomic stop codon), whose protein sequence is MGSPISLAFAVYVSMLLASIENALALPFCQTNIDSETAVPKIVSRLEWQARPPVDRVPLEVTPTPYVVIHHGGIAKHCYDQKACSEIVRSYQNYHMDDRQWFDIGYNFVIGEDGNVYEGRGWDYVGAHAPGYNTQSIGICVIGDFSDILPNEVALKAVDALISYGVSLGKINEDYHVLGHRQARNTLCPGNEFYKYVQKFPRWTDHPMPKHXTTLSTLSEKWSVLPTVLLLRFPISIEFFNFPRHLVRPSIISRSEWGANAPKSTLRNLAEEPAPFVIIHHSATDGCTTRAICQARVRSFQNHHMNQKGWKDIGYNFLVGEDGNIYEGRGWGKHGAHSTPYNSKSIGICMIGNFVGHNPSAAAIKAVKDLIEYGVTLGKIQENYTLLGHRQTTSTSCPGDSLYQLIQTWPHWSSI, encoded by the exons ATGGGGTCGCCTATTTCTTTAGCATTTGCGGTGTACGTTTCCATGTTGCTCGCTTCGATCGAAAATGCCCTCGCATTGCCGTTTTGCCAAACTAATATCGATAGCGAAACCG CGGTGCCAAAGATCGTGAGCAGGCTGGAGTGGCAAGCCAGGCCACCGGTTGACCGAGTGCCGTTGGAAGTGACGCCGACACCTTACGTGGTCATTCATCACGGAGGCATAGCTAAACACTGTTACGATCAGAAAGCGTGCTCTGAGATCGTAAGGAGTTACCAAAATTATCATATGGACGATAGACAGTGGTTTGATATCGGTTACAACTTCGTTATCGGCGAGGATGGCAACGTTTACGAGGGTCGAGGCTGGGATTATGTCGGGGCGCATGCACCTGGTTACAACACTCAGAGCATCGGAATATGTGTTATCGGTGATTTTAGTG ATATTCTTCCCAATGAAGTAGCTTTGAAGGCGGTGGACGCCTTGATCAGTTACGGAGTATCCCTTGGCAAAATCAATGAAGATTATCACGTGCTGGGACATCGACAAGCCAGGAATACTCTCTGTCCAGGCAATGAATTTTACAAGTACGTTCAGAAATTTCCACGCTGGACTGACCATCCTATGCCGAAACATTGAACAACATTGTC AACATTGTCGGAGAAATGGTCGGTATTACCTACTGTTTTACTACTTCGCTTTCCGATATCgattgaatttttcaattttcctcgACATTTAGTACGTCCAAGTATAATATCAAGATCAGAATGGGGAGCCAACGCACCAAAGTCAACCCTTAGGAATCTCGCAGAGGAGCCTGCCCCGTTCGTTATAATTCATCATTCAGCGACTGATGGTTGCACGACTCGAGCGATTTGTCAAGCCAGAGTGAGAAGTTTTCAG AACCATCACATGAACCAGAAAGGCTGGAAGGACATAGGTTACAATTTTTTGGTTGGCGAAGATGGAAACATTTACGAAGGAAGAGGATGGGGCAAACACGGTGCGCATTCCACACCTTACAATTCGAAGAGCATCGGAATTTGCATGATTGGCAATTTTGTTG GTCATAATCCAAGCGCGGCTGCGATAAAGGCAGTTAAGGATTTGATCGAGTACGGTGTAACGCTTGGGAAAATACAAGAGAACTATACGTTGCTTGGCCATCGACAAACGACGTCAACTTCCTGTCCAGGCGACAGTCTCTATCAATTGATTCAAACGTGGCCTCACTGGTCGTCGATCTGA